A genome region from Thalassococcus arenae includes the following:
- a CDS encoding AMP-binding protein, with the protein MLQKNTFDIHGTHAFYRRLRAEMRHMPHAVVHGSDGSAMTYSALLDRSDLIRERLPGPGRKAEESIAICAAKSPDCLAAVLAVLSTGQAYAPLDPTHPVARLTTILDDLQPGAVIVDASTHDMIAPWARAQQIPLVDLSCMPEREFSTPIRPVAVAQQDLAALLHTSGSTGKPKRVEIEAHALNLFQDWVVEELSLRIDDCVLSHAPFAFDLSFLDIYATLMAGAGLVLADARTARNGARLCQLMEQAGVTVWHSAPSALKLLAESAGDQVMPWMRCVLFAGEPMPARVLKRLFAIFPNARFLNIYGCTETNDTFFYEVPRQATPDPLPLGRKLPYVDFLLVDAEDREIIGAGEGELWVHCPTMMRGYSDPELTARALVCLNGRQYYRSGDLVRRDAAGMIHFVGRIDTVVKLSGVRVDLNEVDQALAAYPGVDEALCFVTRSGDGTVLNAWVTTQSDELNSLDLRLHLMKTLPAAAIPRNFTISLLAVPRNSNGKACRRLLAQNCDPAAA; encoded by the coding sequence ATGTTGCAGAAGAACACCTTCGACATCCACGGCACCCACGCGTTCTATCGCCGTCTGCGCGCGGAAATGCGCCACATGCCGCACGCCGTGGTGCACGGCTCGGATGGCAGTGCCATGACCTATTCAGCGCTTCTGGACCGGTCCGACCTGATCCGCGAACGCCTGCCCGGACCGGGGCGGAAGGCCGAGGAAAGCATTGCGATCTGCGCCGCCAAGAGCCCCGATTGCCTGGCCGCGGTGCTGGCGGTGCTGAGCACCGGCCAAGCCTATGCGCCCTTGGATCCGACGCACCCGGTTGCCCGGCTGACGACGATTCTCGACGATCTGCAGCCCGGCGCTGTGATCGTCGATGCCAGCACCCATGACATGATCGCGCCCTGGGCACGCGCGCAACAGATCCCCCTGGTCGATCTGTCCTGCATGCCCGAGCGGGAATTCTCGACGCCGATCCGCCCCGTCGCGGTCGCGCAACAGGATCTGGCCGCGCTGTTGCATACGTCCGGCTCCACCGGCAAGCCCAAGCGGGTCGAGATCGAGGCGCATGCGTTGAACCTGTTCCAGGATTGGGTGGTCGAGGAACTGAGCCTGCGCATCGACGATTGCGTGCTCAGCCACGCGCCCTTCGCCTTCGATCTGTCCTTTCTCGACATCTATGCCACGCTGATGGCCGGGGCCGGCCTCGTGTTGGCCGATGCCCGCACCGCGCGCAACGGCGCGAGGCTGTGCCAGTTGATGGAACAGGCCGGCGTGACCGTGTGGCATTCGGCACCGTCGGCACTGAAACTGCTGGCCGAAAGCGCCGGCGACCAGGTCATGCCGTGGATGCGCTGCGTGTTGTTCGCCGGCGAACCGATGCCCGCCCGCGTGCTGAAGCGGCTGTTCGCGATATTCCCCAATGCGCGGTTCCTGAACATCTACGGCTGCACCGAAACCAACGACACCTTCTTTTACGAGGTGCCGCGCCAAGCCACTCCGGACCCGCTGCCGCTGGGCCGCAAGCTGCCTTACGTCGACTTCCTGCTGGTCGACGCCGAGGACCGGGAAATCATCGGCGCGGGCGAGGGCGAATTGTGGGTGCATTGCCCGACGATGATGCGGGGCTACTCCGACCCGGAATTGACGGCACGCGCGCTGGTTTGTCTGAACGGACGGCAATACTACCGCTCGGGTGATCTGGTACGGCGCGACGCCGCGGGGATGATCCACTTCGTCGGACGGATCGACACCGTGGTCAAACTGAGCGGTGTGCGCGTCGACCTGAACGAAGTCGACCAGGCGCTGGCCGCCTATCCCGGCGTCGACGAGGCGCTGTGCTTCGTCACGCGCTCGGGCGACGGGACGGTTCTGAACGCCTGGGTGACCACCCAGTCGGACGAACTGAACAGCCTCGATCTGCGTCTGCACCTGATGAAAACGCTTCCTGCCGCCGCGATCCCCCGCAATTTCACGATTTCCCTGCTGGCGGTTCCGCGGAACTCCAACGGGAAAGCCTGCAGGCGTCTTCTGGCGCAGAACTGCGACCCCGCCGCCGCATGA
- a CDS encoding acyl-CoA dehydrogenase family protein yields MRAIRSLLPAGAGSSYRSDLMQPLLEALEQWAPALNAGWREDDETGSFGEARWRALVEAGLTGLVTSEDFGGLALSVQELTELLETLGYLCEDAGLGFSLATHLCSTCLPVEKFGSADMRAELLPLLAQADRVGAHAITEPDSGSDAFAMKATATRDGDHYVLSGEKCFISNAPIADICVVYARTHPTKGALGGFSAFAVDCDSPGFAIGKKRSKMGLRTAPMADLYFDEVKVPATRLIGREGQGFAILDHVMRWEILCVFALQVGEMRRQLDRCIRYAKERRQFGAPIASFQAISHRVADMHMRLQSARSWLARMVRAMEGGGQASLEIASAKLAISEAHVANSIDAITLHGGSGYMTETGIECHLRNAVGGLIYSGSSDIQKNRIAAMLGL; encoded by the coding sequence ATGCGCGCGATCCGTAGCCTTTTGCCGGCAGGGGCCGGATCGTCCTATCGGTCCGACTTGATGCAACCGTTGCTCGAAGCGCTGGAACAGTGGGCGCCGGCGCTGAATGCCGGGTGGCGCGAGGACGACGAGACCGGCAGCTTCGGCGAGGCCCGCTGGCGGGCCTTGGTCGAGGCCGGGTTGACCGGCCTTGTCACCAGCGAGGATTTCGGCGGCCTGGCTTTGTCGGTTCAGGAATTGACCGAGTTGCTGGAGACGCTGGGCTATCTTTGCGAGGATGCCGGTCTTGGATTTTCGCTTGCCACGCATCTGTGCAGCACCTGCCTGCCGGTCGAGAAGTTCGGCAGCGCCGATATGCGGGCCGAGTTGCTGCCCTTGCTGGCGCAGGCAGACCGCGTCGGGGCGCATGCGATCACCGAACCCGACAGCGGCTCGGACGCATTTGCGATGAAGGCGACCGCCACGCGGGACGGCGATCACTACGTTCTCAGCGGCGAGAAATGCTTTATCTCGAACGCGCCCATTGCCGATATCTGCGTCGTCTATGCCCGCACACATCCGACAAAGGGTGCGTTGGGCGGGTTTTCTGCCTTTGCGGTGGATTGCGACAGTCCCGGTTTCGCCATCGGCAAGAAACGCAGCAAGATGGGTCTGCGCACGGCGCCCATGGCGGATCTCTATTTCGATGAGGTCAAGGTGCCGGCGACGCGCCTGATCGGGCGGGAAGGGCAGGGCTTTGCGATTCTGGATCATGTGATGCGGTGGGAAATCCTGTGCGTCTTCGCATTGCAGGTCGGCGAGATGCGCCGCCAGCTTGACCGCTGTATCCGCTATGCCAAGGAGCGCAGGCAGTTCGGCGCGCCGATCGCCAGTTTCCAGGCGATTTCCCATCGCGTCGCCGACATGCACATGCGCCTGCAATCGGCGCGTAGCTGGCTGGCACGGATGGTGCGCGCGATGGAAGGCGGCGGCCAGGCATCGCTGGAAATCGCTTCGGCCAAACTGGCCATATCCGAGGCCCACGTCGCCAACTCCATCGACGCGATAACGCTGCATGGCGGTTCCGGCTACATGACCGAGACCGGGATCGAATGCCACCTGCGAAACGCCGTGGGAGGGCTGATCTACTCCGGCAGCTCCGACATCCAGAAAAACCGCATCGCCGCCATGCTTGGCCTTTGA
- a CDS encoding response regulator transcription factor codes for MRVLMLDDDEELGALMQPVLAKYGMELTLAFTPSQAFDMLGAEGFDVMLLDMMLPELDGMSVCRSIRSSGKSFAEIPIVALTARAELTDRIVALESGIDDFVAKPVEMRELVARIGAVVRRKRDAGNTSPAQAESQSATELHLSPGHMSAVYGPYAVNLTELELRILQCLKEAEGAIMSRVEILERIGHHTQSDPAMVDTIIYRIRQKFREQGLKFDFIKTLRGQGYCIKTEQAK; via the coding sequence GTGCGCGTGTTGATGCTGGACGACGACGAAGAACTGGGCGCCTTGATGCAGCCGGTTCTTGCGAAATACGGGATGGAGCTGACACTGGCGTTCACGCCATCGCAGGCTTTCGACATGCTGGGCGCCGAAGGTTTCGATGTCATGCTATTGGACATGATGTTGCCCGAACTGGACGGGATGTCCGTCTGCCGGTCGATCCGGTCAAGCGGCAAATCGTTCGCCGAAATCCCCATCGTCGCCCTGACCGCGCGGGCCGAGCTGACCGATCGCATCGTCGCGCTGGAAAGCGGAATCGATGACTTCGTCGCCAAACCCGTGGAAATGCGCGAACTCGTGGCGCGGATCGGCGCGGTGGTCCGGCGCAAGCGCGATGCCGGCAATACCTCTCCGGCCCAGGCCGAATCCCAATCCGCAACCGAATTGCACCTGTCCCCCGGACACATGTCGGCGGTCTACGGCCCCTACGCGGTCAACCTGACCGAACTGGAATTGCGCATCCTGCAATGCCTGAAGGAAGCAGAAGGCGCCATCATGAGCAGGGTCGAGATCCTCGAACGCATCGGCCACCATACGCAAAGCGATCCGGCCATGGTCGATACGATCATCTACCGGATACGACAGAAGTTCCGCGAACAGGGGCTGAAGTTCGACTTCATCAAGACCCTGCGTGGACAGGGCTATTGCATCAAGACAGAGCAGGCGAAATGA
- a CDS encoding response regulator — protein MVLFQCLSRRGYLPILVTGHREALNLSDWSLASAFVLMDSLPVPAALSFCEDLRLGNRVTPVVAVLNDATRDSGIDLLECGADHFILQPLRIDGLLRTLRTIAWRKLFPAGSTLV, from the coding sequence TTGGTACTGTTCCAGTGCCTGAGCCGTCGTGGTTATCTGCCGATCCTCGTTACCGGCCATCGCGAAGCGCTGAACCTCAGCGACTGGTCGCTCGCGTCGGCCTTCGTTCTGATGGACAGCCTGCCCGTGCCCGCCGCCTTGTCGTTTTGCGAGGATCTGCGTCTCGGCAACCGAGTGACCCCGGTGGTCGCCGTCCTGAACGACGCCACCCGCGACAGCGGGATCGATCTGCTGGAATGCGGCGCCGATCATTTCATTCTACAACCCCTGCGGATCGACGGCCTTCTCAGGACGCTGCGCACGATCGCCTGGCGCAAGCTGTTTCCGGCCGGGTCGACTCTGGTCTGA
- a CDS encoding acyl carrier protein — translation MSFQALRIFIAEEFALDIPADRLTPDLDLIETGIVDSLGVLKLIAFLEGEYDLTITPDELDADLYRSIGQIEALVASKRDAAAAA, via the coding sequence ATGTCATTCCAAGCCTTGCGCATCTTCATCGCCGAGGAATTCGCGCTGGACATCCCCGCCGACCGGCTGACCCCCGATCTCGACCTGATCGAGACCGGCATCGTCGACAGCCTGGGCGTGCTCAAGCTGATCGCTTTTCTCGAAGGCGAATACGACCTGACCATCACGCCCGACGAGCTGGATGCCGATCTCTATCGCAGCATCGGACAGATCGAAGCCTTGGTTGCGTCCAAGCGCGACGCGGCTGCAGCCGCCTGA
- a CDS encoding beta-ketoacyl-[acyl-carrier-protein] synthase family protein, protein MTRSVVVTGLGVVTRDAACLAEFQQLLDRGGSEPDAPKQFDTERFRARRAHATDPDTTRAALYTALSAGRLPPLEEPEIACAGHGLLAALEAIDQAGLASSPRTGMGCAVATTSGGLMDRFSDALDDNRRGDGALVTPASTAQVLSRVFGLSGPVCAFSCACMSSLAALSYAMARITSGDADIMLVGGSDRMREADFAGFNALRAMDRDRCRPFDKTRRGMMIGDGAAMLVIEDEHHARARGARPLVRLEGIGLSLDSHHITSPDSRGLVRAMQQALALTGRRPNEIGYVNCHGTGTPLNDAAEADALNQVFPAGVPRPVVSSTKGATGHLLGTAGAIETVATILALAKGDTPVMATTREPEDIGFRLPVLQSDGRISGEVAMKNSLGFGGLNGSLILERLEMGEP, encoded by the coding sequence ATGACCCGTTCTGTCGTCGTGACCGGGCTGGGCGTGGTGACTCGCGACGCCGCCTGCCTTGCCGAATTCCAGCAGCTGCTCGATCGCGGCGGATCAGAGCCGGACGCGCCGAAGCAATTCGATACCGAGCGCTTCCGCGCCCGCCGCGCGCATGCAACCGACCCCGATACGACGCGCGCGGCACTCTACACCGCCCTGTCCGCCGGGCGGTTGCCGCCGCTCGAAGAACCGGAGATCGCCTGTGCGGGGCATGGCTTGCTGGCTGCGCTCGAAGCCATCGACCAAGCCGGCCTCGCCAGTTCGCCGCGAACCGGGATGGGGTGCGCCGTGGCAACCACGTCGGGCGGGCTCATGGACCGGTTCAGCGATGCGCTGGACGACAACCGGCGCGGCGACGGCGCTTTGGTCACACCGGCCAGCACGGCGCAGGTTCTGTCACGGGTCTTTGGCTTGTCGGGGCCGGTCTGCGCCTTCTCCTGCGCCTGCATGTCGTCGCTTGCCGCCTTGTCCTACGCCATGGCGCGGATCACCTCCGGCGATGCGGATATCATGTTGGTCGGCGGATCGGACCGCATGCGCGAAGCCGACTTCGCCGGGTTCAACGCGTTGCGCGCGATGGATCGCGACCGCTGCCGCCCCTTCGACAAGACCCGCCGGGGCATGATGATCGGCGATGGTGCGGCCATGCTGGTGATCGAAGACGAACATCACGCACGCGCCCGTGGGGCAAGGCCGCTGGTGCGTCTCGAAGGCATTGGCCTGTCGCTCGACAGCCACCACATCACCAGTCCGGACAGCCGCGGCCTTGTCCGTGCGATGCAACAGGCGCTGGCGCTGACCGGACGACGCCCGAACGAGATCGGCTATGTCAATTGCCACGGCACCGGCACGCCGCTGAACGACGCCGCCGAGGCCGACGCGCTGAACCAGGTCTTTCCCGCAGGTGTGCCGCGGCCCGTAGTCAGTTCAACCAAGGGCGCGACCGGTCACTTGCTTGGAACCGCGGGCGCCATCGAAACGGTCGCGACCATTCTGGCGCTGGCCAAGGGCGACACCCCGGTCATGGCCACCACACGAGAGCCCGAGGATATCGGGTTTCGGCTGCCGGTCTTGCAATCGGATGGGCGCATCTCGGGCGAGGTGGCGATGAAGAACTCGCTGGGGTTCGGCGGCTTGAACGGCAGCCTGATCCTTGAACGTCTCGAAATGGGAGAGCCGTGA
- a CDS encoding ectoine synthase, translating to MIINSLEKIATTDRDVDWGNGKSRRLLIEKDQMGYSLTDTVVNAGTASLLEYKNHLEACYCIEGEGEVVDEQTGETHKIVPGTMYALDKHDKHWLKASKTMRLVCVFNPPLKGHERHSLGGDSSAY from the coding sequence ATGATTATCAATTCTCTGGAAAAGATCGCCACGACCGACCGCGATGTCGACTGGGGCAACGGGAAAAGCCGGCGGCTGCTGATCGAAAAAGATCAGATGGGTTATTCCCTGACCGATACGGTCGTCAATGCCGGTACCGCCTCGCTTTTGGAATACAAGAACCATCTCGAGGCCTGCTACTGCATCGAAGGCGAAGGCGAAGTCGTCGACGAACAGACCGGCGAGACGCACAAGATCGTGCCGGGCACGATGTATGCCCTGGACAAGCACGACAAGCATTGGCTGAAGGCCAGCAAGACGATGCGCCTGGTCTGCGTGTTCAATCCGCCGCTGAAAGGCCACGAGCGCCACTCGCTTGGCGGCGATAGCTCGGCCTACTGA
- a CDS encoding beta-ketoacyl synthase N-terminal-like domain-containing protein, with amino-acid sequence MNDSIVISASCADVASPALLPSAGQTAAAPFGTFSVFSLDHTAFETASPAERGRHTRVSHRLSSLVPRLLDRAGLAPQALAGSSCGIVSGSVYGCSQVYDMHRRLKRFGPRGVDAVRFAQATHNYPVSACAIEYGIEGPCLSILNAETAGLDALQCAHDWLRAGRCTRVLVTAYEDFASPTGDHLAGRARPHLCSGQGYGEAMVVVLLETARAAAARGRTDLPVLTSIGTVPPAKPGLSVRADSETTQGFAPRNLDFLGAGGLLALHDLLNSPAAGQPGRVQWRIAAAAQGVSGVAAGIGIGQMEDCL; translated from the coding sequence ATGAATGACAGCATCGTGATTTCTGCGAGTTGCGCTGATGTCGCGTCTCCTGCCCTCCTCCCATCCGCGGGACAGACGGCGGCAGCACCCTTTGGCACTTTTTCGGTTTTCAGCCTGGACCACACCGCTTTCGAAACGGCGTCGCCGGCCGAGCGCGGCCGTCACACGCGGGTGTCGCACCGCCTGTCGTCCTTGGTGCCGCGGCTGCTCGATCGTGCCGGTTTGGCGCCGCAGGCGCTGGCCGGTTCGTCATGCGGTATCGTTTCGGGCTCTGTCTATGGCTGTTCGCAAGTCTACGACATGCACAGGCGTCTCAAGCGGTTCGGACCGCGCGGTGTCGATGCGGTCCGCTTTGCCCAGGCGACCCACAATTATCCGGTTTCGGCATGCGCCATCGAATACGGGATCGAAGGTCCGTGCCTTTCGATTCTGAATGCCGAAACCGCGGGGCTGGACGCTCTGCAATGTGCGCATGACTGGCTTCGGGCCGGGCGCTGCACGCGGGTGCTGGTCACCGCCTACGAAGATTTTGCCTCGCCAACCGGCGACCACCTCGCCGGTCGCGCGCGGCCGCATCTCTGCTCCGGGCAAGGCTATGGCGAAGCGATGGTCGTCGTGCTTCTCGAAACCGCACGGGCCGCGGCCGCCCGGGGCCGGACCGATCTGCCGGTTCTTACGTCGATCGGCACCGTGCCGCCGGCCAAGCCGGGTCTCTCGGTTCGGGCGGATAGCGAAACAACTCAGGGCTTTGCCCCAAGAAATCTCGACTTTCTCGGTGCCGGTGGCCTGTTGGCCTTGCACGACCTGCTGAACAGCCCCGCTGCGGGCCAGCCGGGTCGGGTGCAATGGCGCATCGCCGCGGCCGCCCAAGGCGTCAGCGGCGTGGCCGCCGGCATCGGGATTGGACAAATGGAAGACTGCTTATGA
- a CDS encoding transglutaminase-like domain-containing protein, with protein MPPTTHAAPVQNADPLLAPTEFLDHDDPSVAAFAEKILAQCGPDPREQAVALFYAVRDGLFYEIYNADFSRGSMKASAILKRRSGLCIHKSLVYAALLRHAGIPSRLWLTDVKNHLCSPQLERLMGTKIFHYHALVSLRLDGRWYKATPVFNARLCQLYGMAPLEFDGYSDCVHHAYDLQGRAHMEIMNDHGEFDDLPYDTVMAGLRKKHASLFKTSTRFKSGSLLADIA; from the coding sequence ATGCCCCCGACGACCCACGCCGCCCCGGTCCAGAACGCGGATCCATTGCTGGCGCCGACCGAGTTCCTGGATCACGACGATCCGTCCGTTGCCGCCTTTGCCGAAAAAATATTGGCCCAATGCGGACCGGACCCGCGCGAACAGGCCGTGGCATTGTTCTACGCGGTGCGCGATGGCCTGTTCTACGAAATCTACAACGCGGATTTCTCGCGCGGTTCGATGAAGGCAAGCGCGATCCTCAAGCGACGGTCGGGCCTGTGTATCCACAAGTCTCTGGTTTACGCGGCCTTGCTGAGACATGCCGGAATACCGTCGCGTCTTTGGCTGACGGATGTGAAAAACCACCTCTGTTCGCCGCAGCTGGAACGGCTGATGGGCACCAAGATCTTTCACTACCACGCCCTGGTCAGTCTTCGTTTGGACGGGCGATGGTACAAGGCAACGCCGGTATTCAACGCCCGTCTTTGCCAATTATACGGAATGGCACCATTGGAGTTCGATGGTTATTCCGATTGCGTACACCACGCGTATGATCTGCAAGGGCGTGCACATATGGAAATTATGAATGATCATGGAGAGTTTGACGATCTTCCATATGATACTGTCATGGCGGGTCTGAGAAAAAAGCACGCAAGTCTTTTCAAGACAAGCACGCGATTCAAGTCGGGTTCTCTGCTTGCTGATATAGCGTAG
- a CDS encoding outer membrane lipoprotein-sorting protein translates to MELDRREFARLLLGGMTAAGLASFGLPSAAAESAGSVLKKADAIRNPQTSFAVDVDLINYERGRVKEQTSVTTYSRATGNQFQTLVHINAPAADRGKILLRNGNILWLYDPSSKASVRISPRQRLLGNASNGDVVSSNLVGDYKASMEGTETIADGDKKNRNCHKLRLTQASSSAPYSAVEFWVDASNSQPVKGKYYTDSGKLIKVAWYRNLRNQMGASRPTEIVIADGFDPNKVTLMRMSNYRAKNIPEAWFSKEWLPNFKA, encoded by the coding sequence ATGGAACTCGATCGTCGCGAATTCGCCCGGCTTCTTCTCGGCGGGATGACCGCAGCCGGGCTGGCCTCTTTCGGTCTCCCGAGCGCGGCCGCCGAAAGCGCCGGTTCGGTGCTGAAGAAGGCCGATGCGATCCGCAACCCGCAAACCTCGTTCGCCGTTGACGTCGACCTGATCAACTATGAACGCGGGCGCGTTAAGGAACAGACCAGCGTCACCACCTATTCCCGCGCCACCGGAAACCAGTTCCAGACGCTGGTGCATATCAACGCGCCGGCCGCGGACCGGGGCAAGATCCTGCTGCGCAACGGCAACATCCTGTGGCTTTACGACCCGTCTTCCAAGGCGTCCGTACGGATCTCGCCGCGCCAGCGTTTGCTGGGCAACGCGTCGAACGGCGATGTCGTCAGTTCGAACCTCGTCGGCGACTACAAGGCCAGCATGGAAGGCACCGAAACCATCGCCGACGGCGACAAGAAGAACCGCAACTGCCACAAGCTGCGCCTGACCCAGGCCTCCAGTTCGGCGCCCTACAGCGCGGTCGAGTTCTGGGTCGATGCCTCGAACAGTCAGCCGGTGAAGGGCAAGTACTACACCGACTCGGGCAAGCTGATCAAAGTCGCCTGGTATCGCAACCTGCGCAACCAGATGGGTGCAAGCCGTCCGACCGAGATCGTCATCGCCGACGGGTTCGACCCCAACAAGGTGACGCTGATGCGCATGTCCAACTACCGCGCCAAGAACATCCCCGAGGCTTGGTTCAGCAAGGAATGGCTGCCGAACTTCAAGGCCTGA
- a CDS encoding sensor histidine kinase, translating into MTDFLDRAKLWIRTRSVFSHLLWATLASTTLLSLVLILSLQRVADEHPRRYLARALFDAFAESALNPGEAVSVIGEAPMVLMTPQEAANSRFAAIYEDALDDLDGIAIRRLGDHYAAVSVRGDTVAVLPQFGRQISTYALFLVGVVIMSVLFAITAIYLLIRRLTLPFDVLTAGIRKVEEGDLSYQIPLENTFGEYRTFAEGFNKMVSELQRIHESRRHMLLALPHEILTPLSRLKVRKDMVDDPDLRAQISKDISVVEEILSSILAAEKRSAGTTSADFIDIEPYAEEQIAQMVHSGVEITIQNKTGQKTAYFDSFLTSVLLKNFVSNAVRYGKGKPIQVIFSADGQNSCDMRMSVRDQGIGIAPDQLRYLMEPFWRADESRGRASGGYGLGLYLCRTITNGLGGRIDIESKLGEGTEITAVLPNALCTTLEEF; encoded by the coding sequence ATGACCGACTTTCTCGACCGCGCAAAGCTTTGGATCCGCACGCGATCCGTCTTCAGTCACCTATTGTGGGCGACGTTGGCCTCGACCACGCTTCTGAGCCTGGTCCTGATCCTCTCGCTTCAGCGGGTCGCCGACGAACACCCCCGCAGATACCTGGCGCGCGCGTTGTTCGACGCCTTCGCCGAAAGCGCGCTGAACCCCGGCGAAGCGGTGTCCGTGATCGGCGAAGCGCCGATGGTTCTCATGACCCCGCAAGAGGCCGCGAATTCGCGCTTTGCGGCGATCTACGAGGACGCGCTGGACGATCTCGACGGCATCGCCATCCGCCGGCTGGGCGATCACTACGCGGCTGTTTCCGTGCGCGGCGATACGGTGGCGGTGCTTCCCCAGTTCGGCCGGCAAATATCCACCTATGCGCTGTTTCTGGTCGGTGTCGTGATCATGTCGGTGCTTTTCGCGATCACTGCGATCTATCTGCTGATCCGCCGGCTCACGCTGCCCTTCGACGTGCTGACCGCGGGCATCCGCAAGGTCGAAGAGGGCGACCTGAGCTACCAGATCCCTTTGGAAAACACCTTTGGCGAATACCGGACCTTCGCCGAAGGCTTCAACAAGATGGTTTCCGAGCTGCAGCGGATCCATGAAAGCCGGCGCCACATGCTTCTGGCGCTGCCGCACGAGATCCTGACCCCGCTGTCGCGCCTGAAAGTGCGAAAGGACATGGTCGACGACCCGGACCTGCGTGCGCAGATCAGCAAAGACATCTCGGTGGTCGAGGAAATCCTGTCTTCGATCCTAGCTGCGGAAAAACGCAGCGCGGGAACGACTTCGGCCGATTTCATCGACATCGAACCGTATGCCGAGGAACAGATCGCGCAAATGGTGCATTCCGGCGTGGAAATCACGATCCAGAACAAGACCGGACAAAAGACCGCCTATTTCGACAGTTTTCTGACCAGCGTCCTTCTCAAGAACTTCGTCAGCAACGCGGTTCGCTACGGCAAGGGCAAACCGATCCAGGTGATTTTCTCGGCGGATGGTCAAAATTCCTGCGACATGCGCATGTCGGTGCGCGATCAGGGCATCGGCATCGCCCCCGATCAACTGCGCTATCTGATGGAGCCGTTCTGGCGCGCCGACGAATCCCGGGGCAGGGCGTCGGGTGGCTATGGCCTTGGTCTCTACCTGTGCCGGACGATCACGAACGGCCTGGGCGGACGCATCGATATCGAAAGCAAACTGGGCGAAGGCACTGAAATCACAGCTGTTCTGCCGAATGCCTTGTGCACCACTCTGGAGGAATTCTGA
- a CDS encoding indole-3-glycerol-phosphate synthase — MSPSFHDALANAAAPLIAEIKPHSPKTGPLLAGRRVADIARDYAAAGVGCLSVTTGAWHGGDPAMIAEMAATGLPVLRKDFITSQRHLEESRAAGAAAVLLTCTLLRRADLVRLADAALCLGLTPFVEAASARELDGLSLPDGAILAINNRNIRGKETDDGGVEQSEELFSLARSRHAGLLVSASGFMKPSDVERAMAAGFDGVLVGTALLSGPDPVGMTVRRFLQATNSRAVPA; from the coding sequence ATGAGCCCGTCGTTTCACGATGCGCTGGCGAATGCTGCAGCCCCGCTGATCGCCGAAATCAAACCACACTCGCCCAAGACCGGCCCGCTTCTGGCGGGTCGGCGCGTTGCCGATATTGCGCGCGACTACGCCGCGGCGGGGGTGGGCTGCCTGTCGGTAACCACCGGCGCCTGGCACGGCGGCGACCCGGCGATGATCGCCGAGATGGCGGCCACCGGTCTGCCGGTGCTGCGCAAGGATTTCATCACGTCGCAAAGACATCTCGAGGAAAGCCGCGCGGCCGGGGCCGCGGCGGTGCTGCTGACCTGTACGCTCCTGCGCCGGGCCGACCTGGTGCGGCTGGCCGATGCCGCGCTTTGCCTGGGCCTGACCCCCTTCGTCGAGGCCGCCAGCGCACGCGAACTCGACGGGCTGAGCCTGCCGGATGGCGCGATCCTGGCAATCAACAACCGCAACATCCGCGGCAAGGAAACCGACGATGGCGGGGTCGAGCAAAGCGAAGAGTTGTTTTCTCTCGCGCGCAGCCGTCATGCCGGTCTGCTGGTCAGCGCCTCTGGCTTCATGAAACCCTCCGACGTCGAGCGTGCCATGGCCGCCGGTTTCGACGGCGTTCTCGTCGGCACGGCGCTTTTGTCCGGACCCGACCCGGTCGGGATGACCGTGCGGCGGTTCCTGCAGGCAACGAACAGCAGGGCGGTTCCGGCTTGA